The Hypomesus transpacificus isolate Combined female unplaced genomic scaffold, fHypTra1 scaffold_203, whole genome shotgun sequence genome includes a region encoding these proteins:
- the adnpb gene encoding activity-dependent neuroprotector homeobox b → MFQLPVNNLGSLRKARRNVKRVLGDIGLEYCRDHIEDFKDFVPNEFYIKHTTWDDVCMWEPSLTKPQDYRSKPFCCSGCPFSSKFFSAYKSHFRNVHSEDFESRILLNCPYCTYNGNKKTLETHIKLFHMPNNAVRPGPGAGGVMAGGMIKDGLKRTGDSIEQAVYYCKKCTYRDPLYNVVRKHIYREHFSHVAQPYLVKPGEKTGTPNGGAAESNANSNTIHCKRCLFVPRTYEALVQHVIEDHERIGYQVTAMIGHTNVVVPRAKPVIMVSPKTAGDKGIIGVTPKGSLVTAGGVRPLTAQQLSRIVIPKSGLGSAGLLAGLKQGALGLKPGTTQSFSIGGQQVRITLPGNAQVSVPQQSQAAKQLLPGGALRSPIVVGASTSAIKATQLTSRVQAAATTVASVTAKKGGSSVLGTSYTQKWKICTICNELFPENVYSSHFEKEHKAEKVPAVANYIMKIHNFTSKCLYCNRYLPSDTLLNHMLIHGLSCPHCRATFNDVEKMVAHMRLAHPDQTVGPRTDSPLTFDLTLQQGNPKNVQLIVTTYNMRDAPEESVAFHAQNNASSSTSAVPTATQGKRAIPQQPPKLTPDSPEDSPPKSAPQAAVPYKKDVGKTLCPLCFSILKGPISDALAHHLRERHQVIQTVHPVEKKLTYKCIHCLGVYTSNMTASTITLHLVHCRGVGKTQNGQDSRPAPSPRVAQAQGTALKRAGFEQGDPNDPKRRKLVPGDQTVPFVEDPNDPVVLALDPKGHEDESYEARKAFLTQYFNREPYPTRREVEKLAASLWLWKSDISSHFSNRRRKCMKDCEGQKASVLLGFNMRELSRLSHELSFAPACAYEAPEGAETKRTSGSCIGRSEGALLRLQEQNAANNTGAAAEDGLGAKGAQTDQNETVGSSSEQKPPRLVSEPIAIDSDSEEDEEEEEEDETGGEEEGNPVGDDMLPGGGDVEPEPQLISDLDGSESEDEEEDEEEDESHQENGFGPAETPAEGKEIQADAGSKLSPTGSGGTRAQLGKQWV, encoded by the exons ATGTTCCAGCTCCCCGTCAACAACCTGGGCAGCCTCCGTAAGGCCCGCAGGAACGTGAAGAGAGTTCTTGGAGACATCGGGCTGGAGTACTGCAGAGACCACAtcgag GACTTTAAAGACTTCGTCCCTAATGAGTTCTACATCAAGCACACAACCTGGGATGACGTGTGCATGTGGGAACCGTCTCTCACCAAACCCCAG GACTACCGCTCCAAGCCCTTCTGCTGCTCCGGCTGCCCCTTCTCCTCCAAGTTCTTCTCCGCCTACAAGAGCCACTTCCGGAACGTCCACAGCGAGGACTTCGAGAGTCGCATCCTCCTCAACTGCCCTTACTGCACCTACAACGGCAACAAGAAGACCCTGGAGACACACATCAAGCTGTTCCACATGCCCAACAACGCCGTCCGGCCCGGGCCCGGTGCAGGGGGCGTGATGGCGGGGGGGATGATCAAGGATGGCCTGAAGAGGACGGGAGACAGCATCGAGCAGGCCGTGTACTACTGCAAGAAGTGCACATACCGGGATCCGCTCTACAACGTGGTGCGCAAGCACATCTACAGGGAACACTTCTCTCACGTGGCCCAGCCGTACCTGGTGAAGCCCGGGGAGAAAACCGGCACGCCCAATGGCGGTGCAGCAGAGAGCAACGCCAACAGCAACACCATCCACTGCAAGCGCTGCCTGTTCGTGCCCCGAACCTACGAGGCGCTGGTGCAGCACGTGATCGAGGACCACGAGCGGATCGGGTACCAGGTCACCGCCATGATCGGGCACACCAACGTGGTGGTTCCCCGTGCCAAGCCCGTCATCATGGTGTCCCCCAAGACTGCCGGCGACAAAGGCATCATCGGCGTCACGCCCAAAGGCTCCCTGGTGACGGCAGGCGGGGTGCGTCCGCTCACCGCCCAGCAGCTTAGTCGGATCGTCATCCCCAAGTCCGGCCTCGGCTCCGCGGGGCTCCTTGCCGGGCTGAAGCAGGGTGCGCTTGGTTTGAAACCCGGGACGACCCAGTCGTTCTCCATCGGTGGGCAGCAGGTGAGGATCACGCTGCCGGGAAACGCCCAGGTGTCGGTGCCCCAGCAGTCACAGGCGGCGAAGCAGCTGTTGCCGGGCGGGGCGCTGCGGAGCCCCATCGTCGTCGGTGCCTCCACGTCTGCCATCAAGGCCACCCAGCTGACGTCACGCGTCCAAGCTGCCGCTACGACGGTGGCCTCCGTCACCGCCAAGAAGGGCGGATCCTCGGTCCTGGGCACCTCCTACACCCAGAAGTGGAAGATCTGCACCATCTGCAACGAGCTGTTCCCCGAGAACGTCTACAGCTCTCACTTCGAGAAGGAGCACAAGGCGGAGAAGGTGCCAGCTGTGGCAAACTACATCATGAAGATCCACAACTTCACCAGCAAGTGTTTGTACTGTAACCGCTACCTGCCGAGCGACACGCTGCTCAACCACATGCTGATCCACGGCCTCTCCTGCCCGCACTGCCGCGCCACCTTCAACGACGTGGAGAAGATGGTGGCCCACATGCGCCTGGCACACCCTGACCAGACCGTGGGCCCTCGCACCGACTCCccgctgacctttgacctcacaTTGCAGCAAGGGAACCCCAAGAACGTCCAGCTGATCGTCACCACCTACAACATGAGGGACGCACCTGAGGAATCCGTGGCCTTCCACGCCCAGAACAatgcctcttcctccacctccgccGTCCCAACCGCCACGCAAGGCAAGAGGGCGATACCCCAGCAGCCGCCAAAACTCACCCCCGACTCCCCCGAAGACTCACCTCCCAAGAGTGCCCCGCAAGCCGCCGTTCCGTACAAGAAGGACGTGGGTAAGACCCTGTGCCCGCTCTGCTTCTCCATCCTGAAGGGGCCCATCTCCGACGCCCTGGCCCACCACCTGCGGGAACGGCACCAGGTCATCCAGACCGTCCACCCGGTGGAGAAGAAGCTGACCTACAAGTGCATCCACTGCCTGGGGGTGTACACCAGCAACATGACAGCCTCAACCATCACGCTGCACCTGGTGCACTGCCGGGGCGTGGGCAAGACCCAGAATGGCCAGGACAGCCGGCCGGCGCCCTCGCCTCGCGTTGCCCAGGCGCAGGGCACCGCACTGAAGCGGGCCGGCTTCGAGCAGGGAGACCCCAACGACCCCAAACGGCGGAAGCTGGTGCCGGGCGACCAGACAGTGCCCTTCGTAGAGGACCCCAACGACCCCGTGGTCCTGGCGCTCGACCCCAAAGGTCACGAGGACGAGTCGTACGAGGCGCGTAAGGCCTTCCTCACACAGTACTTCAATCGGGAGCCGTACCCGACACGGCGTGAGGTGGAGAAGCTGGCGGCCAGCCTGTGGCTGTGGAAGTCAGATATCTCCAGCCATTTCAGTAACCGCAGGAGGAAGTGCATGAAGGACTGCGAGGGCCAGAAGGCCAGCGTGCTGCTGGGCTTCAACATGAGGGAGCTAAGCAGGCTCTCCCACGAGCTCTCCTTCGCCCCGGCCTGTGCTTACGAGGCGCCTGAGGGGGCGGAGACTAAAAGGACCTCCGGATCCTGCATAGGCCGGTCCGAGGGGGCCTTGCTGCGGTTACAGGAGCAGAATGCGGCCAACAATACCGGTGCCGCGGCGGAGGATGGACTGGGAGCCAAAGGCGCTCAGACGGACCAAAACGAGACGGTCGGAAGCTCGTCGGAACAGAAGCCGCCCCGGCTCGTCTCGGAGCCCATCGCCATCGACTCGGACAgcgaggaagacgaggaggaggaagaggaggatgagacggggggagaggaggaggggaacccTGTGGGTGACGACATGCTGCCGGGAGGTGGAGACGTAGAGCCGGAGCCTCAGTTGATCTCCGACCTGGACGGGTCAGAGtctgaggacgaggaggaggacgaggaggaagacgagagcCACCAGGAGAACGGCTTCGGGCCGGCAGAAACTCCGGCTGAGGGGAAGGAGATCCAGGCCGATGCCGGCTCCAAACTCAGCCCGACCGGGAGTGGAGGAACCAGAGCCCAACTGGGTAAACAGTGGGTCTGA
- the dpm1 gene encoding dolichol-phosphate mannosyltransferase subunit 1, translated as MASRRGSQKSRGDGNKYSVLLPTYNERENLPLIVWLLVKYFSESGYDYEIIVIDDGSPDGTLEVAQQLQKIYGEDKILLRPRKSKLGLGTAYIHGIKHATGNFVFIMDADLSHHPKFIPEFIEKQRQGGYDVVAGTRYRGDGGVYGWDLRRKLISRGANFVTQVLLRPGASDLTGSFRLYKKEVLEKLVSCCVSKGYVFQMEMIVRARQLKYTIGEVPITFVDRVYGESKLGGNEIVSFLKGLLTLFATT; from the exons ATGGCAAGCCGAAGAGGTTCGCAGAAAAGCCGGGGTGATGGAAATAAGTATTCCGTCCTGTTGCCCACTTACAACGAGCGAGAGAATCTGCCTCTGATTGTTTGGTTACTAGTGAAATACTTCAGCGAAAG TGGTTACGACTACGAGATTATCGTGATCGACGACGGAAGTCCCGATGGGACTCTGGAGGTTGCTCAGCAACTACAGAAAATCTACGGAGAGGACAAGATC CTCCTTCGGCCACGAAAAAGTAAACTTGGACTGG GAACCGCTTATATCCATGGGATCAAACACGCGACAGGGAACTTCGTCTTTATAATGGATGCTGACCTGTCTCATCAC CCAAAGTTTATCCCGGAATTTATTGA GaaacagaggcagggaggatatGATGTAGTGGCTGGCACTCGCTACAGAGGGGACGGGGGGGTGTACGGCTGGGACCTGCGCAGGAAACTCATCag tcgGGGAGCTAACTTTGTCACCCAGGTGCTTCTCAGACCAGGAGCCTCCGATCTAACGGGCAGCTTCAG gctgtaCAAGAAGGAGGTTCTGGAGAAGCTGGTGTCCTGCTGTGTCTCCAAGGGTTACGTGTTCCAGATGGAGATGATCGTCCGAGCCCGCCAGCTCAAATACACCATCGGAgag GTTCCCATCACGTTCGTGGACCGAGTCTACGGAGAGTCCAAACTGGGCGGGAATGAGATTGTGTCTTTCCTGAAGGGGCTGCTGACGCTGTTCGCTACGACGTGA
- the lamb2l gene encoding LOW QUALITY PROTEIN: laminin subunit beta-2 (The sequence of the model RefSeq protein was modified relative to this genomic sequence to represent the inferred CDS: deleted 1 base in 1 codon) — protein sequence MAVCWGLLILALGVAGQELPSGRHGCTDGSCYPATGNLLIGRSVNLTASSTCGLTGPVTYCIVSHLQESDKCFQCDSRLPYHPSGHRVSHRVDNTISLKDGLGHLTWWQSANGEEDVSIRLNLEAEFHFTHLIMKFKTFRPAAMVIERSSDFGRSWRPYRYFAYNCSRTFPWVPAHALRNINDVICQQRYSDIEPSSHGEVIYKVLDPAVKVQDPYSLDIQELLRITSLRINFTKLHTLGDNLLDRRADVLQKYYYALYELVLRGSCFCYGHASECAPMPGVNAREDRMIHGRCVCNHNTQGLNCERCRDFYNDLPWQPAEANNPHTCKECTCNDHSSQCHFDMAVFLATGNTSGGVCDDCLHNTMGRNCDMCKPFYYQDPSRDIRDPRVCVACDCDPVGSLEGGVCDSHTDPDAGVISGQCRCKASVKGARCDSCREGHYGLSQDNPQGCQPCHCDSRGIIMLGTSSCDQISGDCSCKRYVTGRYCDHCLPEYWGLSNDLAGCRPCDCDFGGSYNNRCIVENGQCDCRRHLIGRQCTEVQSGYFCSSLDFYTYEAETASGHSPDDPDLPGKARPQAEVDCVEHLNNQLRRHRRHRHNATAHQERAALRRIRQLQQTPDVRVVHRERTLSPLVSWTGPGFARVKDGAGLVFTLDNIPYAMDYHIMIRYEPESTENWEAIVSVMSVSLPSSTRCGNLLPTEQLYTIPLTHTSRYVSIPRPFCFEPGNRYVLAVRFQRHAVSHRHLTAFILIDSLVLIPKYAELPGFEGNAPGAEQRQEEMIRYMCVDSFLTTPTPVLAEMCSKLICSISAILHDGALACQCDPQGSLSADCSKVGGQCRCKPNVIGRRCDQCAPGTYGFGSYGCIACDCHSQGSLGQQCDPVWGQCVCRVGAAGRQCSSCQGGQWGFPSCQPCHCNGHADSCHPHSGECLSCRDHTTGHLCDRCVNGFFGNPVLGVGEHCRPCPCPGNPDSGHFHGDSCHTDQASNQIICNCRQGYTGPRCDRCSPGYYGNPEQAGGECRPCQCSGNIDPQDPGSCDPGSGQCLRCLYNTDGPACSHCRRSYYGNALAQDCRRCTCVRVGTVPSHCSEAGCQCDAQTGACPCRPNVEGHACDRCSPQHWNYGAEGGCQPCACHPHNALATHCNMFSGQCHCAPGFGGSQCTECEQFHWGDPRVQCEECSCHPLGSESPQCDRASGACVCREGAAGRRCDLCARGFSGSFPHCLPCHPCFQLWDDALCQIKRDLEHVQVALRRLEQSGAEGGGTPGLGHARVRELERKLESIQDVVRHSDSERIYLLIGQTIDDLRAEIALTDGRLMGVAQELNGTAEHDGKLRRSLSLLEAELKDVNTTVAQRRGELENYLTSGTADQLERVRGYYRQSQQAEQRCVWSVGGGASPVVQSQSTQQQTQTLLQQRREAFLKTTAAHKKSLEDLQKKNHDLDKKVLHLSHKVCGGHGNSSCPDSPCGGAGCRDDHGQRLCGGAGCNGTASVAMATVKQVDGVTDRLMAASEELQGMAKKLQEIVSLTREVKDQTRSTLDKATSRKTLFDSSNQNLKHFIQKIRDFLTEEGAKPENIEKVALQVLSISLPVNRTSLDAVVQNIRDNIANLTDVEKVFNSTAQQLQQAQDLLSRAKDARVRAEGVKDSTSATRRALNMSELAVQTAAQALTNALHNLNTTRNNTAMVEQRLQGGQGGQMEMMERLARLSEGLEALRNQSQKTRGLASDALGRAANATHAASGLEQRLNETEQHFRDLKMKVDSLDGAPGGAETINQMKKEAESLLNKANKGIETLRKLERKFRNNEQRLLDQQSELADLERNATNAREDIREQVHKYSNC from the exons GAGTCAGATAAGTGTTTCCAGTGTGACTCTCGCCTGCCCTACCACCCCAGCGGGCACAGAGTGAGCCACCGTGTGGACAACACCATCTCCCTGAAGGACGGCCTGGGACACCTCACCTGGTGGCAGTCTGCCAACG gagaggaggatgttAGTATCAGACTGAACCTGGAGGCTGAATTCCACTTCACTCACCTCATCATGAAGTTTAAg ACCTTCCGCCCGGCTGCCATGGTGATCGAGCGCTCCTCGGACTTCGGGCGTTCCTGGCGCCCGTACCGTTACTTTGCCTACAACTGCAGCAGGACGTTCCCCTGGGTCCCAGCCCACGCCCTGCGCAACATCAACGACGTCATCTGCCAACAGCGCTACTCCGACATCGAGCCCTCCTCTCACGGAGAG GTCATCTACAAGGTGCTGGACCCTGCAGTTAAGGTGCAGGACCCCTACAGCCTGGACATccagg aactGCTCCGCATCACCAGCCTGCGTATCAACTTCACCAAGCTTCACACGCTGGGGGACAACCTGCTGGACCGCAGAGCGGACGTGCTGCAGAAGTACTACTACGCCCTGTACGAGCTGGTGCTGCGAGGAAGCTGCTTCTGCTACGGACACGCCTCCGAGTGCGCCCCCATGCCCGGGGTCAACGCCCGGGAGGACcgcatg ATCCATGGGCGGTGCGTGTGCAACCACAACACCCAGGGCCTCAACTGTGAGCGTTGCCGTGACTTCTATAACGACCTGCCATGGCAACCAGCAGAGGCCAACAACCCTCACACCTGCAAAG AATGCACCTGTAACGACCACTCCAGCCAGTGCCACTTTGACATGGCGGTGTTCCTGGCCACGGGCAACACCAGCGGGGGGGTGTGTGACGACTGTCTCCACAACACCATGGGCCGCAACTGTGACATGTGTAAACCTTTCTACTACCAGGACCCCAGTAGGGACATCAGAGACCCCCGGGTCTGTGTGG CCTGTGACTGTGACCCTGTGGGCTCCCtggaggggggtgtgtgtgacagccacACAGACCCAGATGCAGGAGTGATCTCTGGACAGTGCCGCTGCAAGGCCAGCGTGAAGGGAGCCCGCTGTGACTCCTGCAGGGAGGGTCACTACGGCCTGAGCCAGGACAACCCCCAGGGCTGCCAgc cgTGTCACTGTGACTCCAGGGGGATCATCATGCTGGGGACGTCATCATGTGACCAGATCAGTGGAGACTGTTCCTGTAAGAGATATGTCACAGGACGCTACTGTGACCACTGTCTG ccagAATATTGGGGACTGAGTAATGACCTCGCTGGCTGCAGACCATGTGACTGTGACTTTggaggctcctacaacaacaG GTGCATAGTAGAGAACGGCCAGTGTGACTGTCGGAGGCATCTGATTGGTCGTCAGTGTACAGAGGTGCAGTCTGGGTATTTCTGCTCATCGCTGGACTTCTACACGTACGAGGCAGAGACGGCCTCCGGACACTCCCCCGACGACCCCGACCTgccg gGTAAGGCCAGGCCCCAGGCAGAGGTGGACTGTGTGGAGCACCTCAACAACCAGCTGAGAAGACACCGTCGTCAC CGCCACAACGCCACCGCCCACCAGGAGAGGGCAGCACTGAGACGCATCAGACAGCTGCAACAGACG cctgaTGTGAGGGTGGTGCACAGGGAGAGGACCCTCAGCCCCTTGGTCTCGTGGACGGGTCCAGGGTTCGCCCGGGTCAAAGATGGAGCAGGTCTGGTGTTCACACTGGACAACATCCCCTACGCCATGGACTACCACATCATGATCCGCTACGAGCCAGAG tctacaGAGAACTGGGAGGCCATCGTCAGCGTCATGTCGGTGTCTCTGCCCAGCAGCACTCGCTGTGGAAACCTGCTGCCCACAGAGCAGCTCTACACcatcccactcacacacaccagcag gtatgtctCCATCCCTCGGCCGTTCTGCTTCGAGCCCGGTAACCGCTACGTGCTGGCCGTCCGTTTCCAACGCCACGCCGTCTCTCATCGCCACCTCACCGCCTTCATCCTCATCGACTCG ttGGTGCTGATCCCCAAGTACGCAGAGCTTCCTGGTTTCGAGGGCAACGCCCCTGGGGCAGAGCAGCGTCAGGAGGAGATGATTCGCTACATGTGTGTGGACTCCTTCCTGACCACGCCCACACCGGTGCTGGCTGAGATGTGCTCCAAGCTGATCTGCAGCATCTCTGCTATCCTGCATGATGGAGCGCTAG catgcCAGTGTGACCCCCAAGGATCTCTCAGTGCTGACTGTAGCAAGGTTGGAGGTCAATGCCGCTGTAAACCTAATGTGATTGGCCGGAGGTGTGACCAGTGTGCTCCAGGCACATATGGATTCGGTTCCTACGGCTGCATAG cgtGTGACTGCCACTCCCAGGGCTCCCTGGGGCAGCAGTGTGACCCTGTGtggggccagtgtgtgtgccGGGTGGGGGCTGCTGGGCGCCAGTGCTCGTCTTGCCAGGGGGGCCAGTGGGGGTTCCCCTCCTGCCAGCCGTGCCACTGCAACGGCCACGCGGACAGCTGCCACCCTCACAGTGGGGAGTGTCTGTCCTGCCGCGACCACACCACCGGACACCTGTGTGACAG GTGTGTGAACGGGTTCTTTGGGAACCCTGTCCTGGGTGTTGGAGAACACTGTCGTCCCTGCCCCTGTCCCGGTAACCCTGACAGCGGCCATTTCCATGGCGACTCCTGCCACACCGACCAGGCGTCCAATCAGATCATTTGTAACTGTCGTCAGGGATACACAG gtcctcgCTGTGACCGCTGCTCTCCTGGTTACTATGGTAACCCGGAGCAGGCGGGGGGGGAGTGTCGCCCGTGCCAGTGCAGTGGCAACAtcgacccccaggaccccgggTCATGTGACCCTGGATCCGGCCAGTGTCTGAGGTGCCTGTACAACACGGATGGCCCCGCCTGCTCCCACTGCAGACGCAGTTACTACGGCAACGCTCTGGCTCAGGACTGCAGGC gcTGTACCTGTGTGAGGGTGGGCACCGTGCCGTCCCACTGCAGTGAGGCTGGGTGCCAGTGTGACGCCCAGACGGGGGCGTGTCCCTGCCGGCCCAACGTAGAGGGACACGCCTGTGACCGCTGCTCCCCTCAACACTGGAACTACGGAGCGGAGGGAGGCTGCCAGCCTTGCGCCTGCCACCCCCACAACGCTCTGGCCACGCACTGCAACATG ttcAGCGGGCAGTGCCACTGTGCTCCAGGCTTCGGGGGCAGTCAGTGTACAGAGTGTGAGCAGTTCCACTGGGGAGACCCTCGCGTTCAGTGTGAAG AGTGCAGCTGCCACCCTCTGGGCTCGGAGTCGCCCCAGTGTGACCGGGCgtcgggggcgtgtgtgtgccgGGAGGGTGCTGCAGGGCGGCGCTGTGACCTGTGTGCCCGAGGCTTCAGTGGCTCCTTCCCCCACTGTCTGCCCTGCCACCCCTGCTTCCAGCTGTGGGACGACGCCCTGTGTCAGATCAAGAGAGATCTGGAGCACGTTCAGGTGGCCCTACGCAGGCTGGAGCAGAGCGGGGCGGAGGGGGGCGGGACCCCTGGGCTGGGCCACGCCCGCGtcagggagctggagaggaagTTGGAGAGCATACAGGATGTGGTCAGACACAGCGACAGCGAGAGGATTTATCTGCTGATTGGACAGACCATTGATGACCTCAG GGCGGAGATCGCTCTGACAGATGGAAGACTGATGGGCGTGGCCCAAGAGCTGAACGGGACCGCTGAGCATGATGGGAAGTTGAGGCGGAGCCTGAGCCTGCTGGAGGCGGAGCTTAAAGACGTCAACACCACCGTGGCCCAGCGGCGTGGAGAGCTGGAGAACTACCTGACCTCTGGCACTGCTg accagcTAGAGAGGGTGCGGGGGTACTACCGGCAGTCCCAGCAGGCagagcagaggtgtgtgtggtcggtgggggggggggccagcCCGGTGGTCCAGTCCCAGAGCACCCAGCAGCAGACCCAGACCCTGCTGCAGCAGCGCAGGGAGGCCTTCCTCAAGACCACCGCAGCACACAAGAAGTCCCTGGAAGACCTGCAGAAGAAGAACCACGACCTGGACAAGAAGGTTCTCCACCTCAGCcacaag GTGTGCGGTGGCCATGGCAACAGCAGCTGCCCAGACAGCCCGTGTGGGGGGGCAGGTTGTCGTGATGACCATGGCCAGCGGCTGTGCGGGGGTGCCGGGTGTAATGGCACGGCAAGCGTCGCCATGGCGACAGTGAAGCAGGTCGATGGTGTGACAGATCGCCTGATGGCAGCCAGCGAGGAACTGCAGGGCATGGCCAAGAAG CTTCAGGAGATCGTGTCTCTGACCCGGGAGGTGAAGGACCAGACCAGGAGCACCCTGGATAAGGCCACCAGCAGGAAGACGCTGTTCGACTCGTCCAATCAGAACCTCAAACACTTCATCCAAAAGATCAGAGACTTCCTGACTG aggaggGAGCCAAGCCGGAGAATATAGAGAAGGTGGCGCTGCAGgtgctctccatctccctgccgGTGAACCGGACCAGCCTGGACGCTGTGGTGCAAAACATCAGGGACAACATCGCCAACCTCACAGACGTGGAGAAGGTCTTCAACTCCACCgctcagcagctgcagcaggcccAGGACCTGCTCTCCAGGGCCAAGGATGCCAG GGTCCGTGCGGAGGGGGTGAAGGACAGCACCAGTGCCACCAGACGAGCGTTGAACATGTCGGAGCTGGCTGTCCAGACTGCTGCCCAGGCCCTGACCAACGCCCTGCACAACCTCAACACCACCAGGAACAACACCGCCATG gtggagcagaggctgcagggggggcagggggggcagatgGAGATGATGGAACGTCTGGCCAGGCTGTCTGAGGGGCTGGAGGCCCTGAGGAACCAGAGCCAGAAGACCAGGGGCCTGGCCAGCGACGCCCTGGGGAGGGCAGCCAACGCCACGCACGCTGCCTCGGGGCTGGAGCAg cGTTTGAACGAGACAGAGCAACACTTCCGTGATCTGAAGATGAAGGTGGACTCTCTGGACGGGGCTCCCGGAGGGGCGGAAACTATCAACCAGATGAAGAAGGAGGCGGAGTCTCTTCTCAACAAGGCCAATAAGGGCATAGAGACACTCCGGA AACTGGAGAGAAAGTTCCGGAACAACGAGCAGCGTTTGCTGGACCAGCAGAGCGAGCTGGCCGACCTGGAGAGGAACGCCACCAACGCCAGAGAGGATATCAGGGAGCAGGTGCACAAGTACAGCAACTGTTAG
- the LOC124462181 gene encoding collagen alpha-1(XIV) chain, with the protein MTFRLLQDTSQEAFALWQLTDNDFQPQMGVVLDPVNKHLLYFSLDYRGEVQELIFAQPQVHPLFYGSFHKVHLSVSQVSVSLSVDCQRVGERPARPLGALPTDGFQMLGKLVNTRGPRSGSVPLQLQSFEIVCNNTWSSEDTCCDLPALRDEESCPPPASSCSCISNVPGAPGSTGPPGRPGPRGEKGDRGEQGQKGEVGPPGKVGPEGGLGPLGTHGPRGISVQGTVGPPGERGEKGNPGKPGGQGLPGPPGPKGPEGNPGSQGVRGVEGNMGSPGTTGPRGFQGLPGHPGPSGERGPLGTVGPTGLSGSKGERGEKGEPQSMAVIYQLVTQACEQLVHNQVLKLDSFLNEMSRKPVPIEEPVGPPGEPGVPGGKGPPGPRGDQGRPGNRGPTGRSGYPGEQGRQGMLGEKGAPGQNVQGPQGIKGFAGPSGEARLGVAGPRGEDGEAGAPGLSGGPGQPGEVGPPGGCDSSGGCQQGRAQAEDPYFAYQP; encoded by the exons ATGACCTTCCGCCTGCTGCAGGACACGTCTCAGGAAGCCTTCGCCCTCTGGCAGCTCACAGACAACGACTTCCAGCCCCAGATGGGCGTGGTCCTGGACC CTGTGAATAAGCACCTGCTGTACTTCAGTCTGGACTACCGAGGAGAGGTGCAGGAGCTGATCTTTGCCCAGCCGCAGGTCCACCCTCTGTTCTACGGAAGCTTCCACAAG GTGCACCTGTCCGTCAGCCAGGTGAGCGTGTCCCTGTCTGTGGACTGCCAGCGGGTGGGAGAGAGGCCAGCCCGCCCCCTCGGGGCTCTGCCCACTGACGGCTTCCAGATGCTGGGCAAGCTGGTGAACACACGGGGGCCTCGCAGTGGATCAGTaccg CTGCAGCTGCAGTCGTTTGAGATTGTGTGCAACAACACCTGGTCTTCTGAAGACACGTGCTGTGACCTGCCTGCTCTG agggatgaggagagctgTCCCCCCCCAgcgtcctcctgctcctgcatCTCCAACGTTCCTGGAGCCCCTGGATCCACCGGGCCCCCT ggcAGACCAGGTCCTCGTGGAGAGAAGGGTGACAGAGGGGAACAAGGTCAAAAG ggggaggtggggccTCCAGGGAAGGTGGGGCCAGAGGGAGGACTGgggccgctggggacccatggCCCTCGAGGGATATCAGTCCAGGGTACAgtg ggtcccccaggggagaggggagagaagggaaatCCTGGTAAACCAGGAGGTCAG ggtcTCCCTGGTCCCCCAGGTCCTAAAGGTCCTGAAGGGAATCCTGGTTCCCAG GGTGTCCGAGGTGTTGAAGGGAACATGGGTTCTCCAGGGACCACGGGGCCCAGG gggtTCCAGGGCCTGCCTGGCCACCCGGggcccagtggagagagaggcccCCTGGGGACAGTGGGACCTACG GGTCTGTCTGGGagcaagggggagagaggagagaag GGGGAGCCTCAGTCCATGGCCGTCATCTACCAGCTCGTCACACAGGCCTGTGAACAACTGGTACACA ACCAGGTTCTGAAGCTGGACTCCTTCCTGAACGAGATGAGCCGTAAGCCGGTGCCCATCGAGGAACCCGTGGGGCCCCCCGGAGAACCAGGAGTTCCAGGGGGCAagggccccccaggcccccgggGAGACCAGGGCCGACCGGGCAACCGGGGTCCCACAGGGAGGTCTGGGTACCCAGGAGAGCAAG gtcGGCAGGGCATGCTGGGGGAGAAGGGAGCTCCGGGCCAGAACGTCCAGGGCCCACAGGGAATCAAAGGCTTTGCAG gtcctTCAGGGGAGGCCCGGCTGGGGGTGGCGGGGCCccggggggaggatggggaggctgGTGCCCCCGGGCTGTCGGGGGGCCCTGGGCAGCCAGGAGAGGTTGGGCCCCCAGGGGGGTGTGACAGCAGTGGGGGCTGCCAGCAGGGACGCGCCCAAGCAG AAGATCCGTATTTCGCCTACCAGCCATGA